One segment of Stomatobaculum sp. F0698 DNA contains the following:
- a CDS encoding peptide MFS transporter: MAGRPMLDNEAIFKDRSFLGHPKGLLTICLRYLCNSFSYYGFTAILIYYLYKEAPVGLGFDKTEAAQLLSLYFALVVICGVVGSYMADRVFGVRKALRIMNIIAPIPYMILAIPGSGVIGYAAATGLLLCNSMIAGQSMNTLTAKLYQQGDARRDSAFAYIYIIANIGSAIPAVTGTIALLFSYHAAFALCAAASVVGSTIFLSTERRVFGSIAEEPADPFPEATRKKAVFVLAGIVAIVAAILAYLFSNRIITIKQFANTVSSVAVFLPAIYLVYVISSPKTKPEEKRRVLFIIPIFIAYCFTNLVSYQGNTVLSIYAETSVNMNFFGKEITPASFVTLQSIFSILLGSAISGLWAKLGKKQPSTPGKMGIGTLCYGISILIMVLPFQIYAPGEKASPLWLVAFYAIYTIGEAICWAAGTSAATIVAPAAFATQMLTIWSMGQSTGASLSALAANFYKEGSESVYFLVIGIAVIAAAVTILVLQKPLAHGMGLDKKD; this comes from the coding sequence ATGGCAGGCAGACCTATGCTTGACAATGAGGCGATTTTCAAAGATCGCAGTTTTCTGGGGCATCCGAAAGGCTTGCTCACGATATGTCTACGGTATTTGTGTAACTCCTTTTCCTACTACGGTTTTACGGCAATCCTGATCTACTATCTCTACAAGGAAGCGCCGGTCGGTCTCGGCTTCGATAAGACCGAGGCGGCACAGCTTTTGTCGCTCTACTTTGCGCTCGTGGTTATCTGCGGCGTGGTCGGCTCCTACATGGCGGACCGTGTCTTCGGTGTCCGGAAGGCCCTGCGCATCATGAATATAATAGCGCCGATTCCCTACATGATCCTTGCGATTCCGGGCTCCGGCGTCATCGGTTACGCGGCGGCAACCGGCCTTCTGCTCTGCAACAGTATGATTGCGGGCCAGTCCATGAACACCCTGACCGCAAAGCTCTATCAGCAGGGCGATGCGAGACGAGACAGCGCCTTCGCGTACATCTACATCATTGCAAACATCGGCTCCGCAATTCCGGCTGTGACCGGAACCATTGCGCTGCTCTTTAGCTACCACGCTGCATTCGCGCTCTGCGCGGCGGCATCTGTGGTCGGTTCCACGATTTTCCTCTCGACGGAGCGCCGCGTGTTCGGCAGCATCGCGGAGGAGCCTGCGGATCCGTTCCCGGAGGCGACCAGAAAGAAGGCGGTCTTCGTGCTTGCGGGCATTGTTGCAATCGTCGCGGCAATCCTTGCATATCTCTTCAGCAACCGCATCATCACGATCAAGCAGTTTGCAAACACGGTGAGCTCGGTCGCAGTCTTCCTGCCGGCGATTTACCTGGTCTATGTGATTTCGAGTCCGAAAACCAAGCCGGAAGAGAAGCGCCGCGTGCTCTTCATTATCCCGATTTTCATTGCCTACTGCTTCACGAACCTGGTCTCTTACCAGGGTAACACCGTGCTCAGCATCTATGCGGAGACTTCGGTGAACATGAACTTCTTCGGCAAGGAGATCACCCCGGCATCCTTTGTGACCCTGCAGTCGATTTTCTCGATTCTGCTCGGCTCCGCGATTTCGGGACTCTGGGCGAAACTCGGCAAGAAGCAGCCCTCCACCCCCGGCAAGATGGGCATCGGTACGCTTTGCTACGGCATCTCGATTTTAATCATGGTCCTGCCCTTCCAGATCTATGCGCCGGGTGAGAAGGCGAGCCCGCTCTGGCTCGTCGCGTTCTATGCGATTTACACGATAGGCGAGGCCATCTGCTGGGCGGCCGGAACATCGGCGGCGACCATTGTCGCACCGGCAGCCTTCGCAACGCAGATGCTCACCATCTGGTCCATGGGCCAGTCGACCGGCGCCAGCCTCTCTGCACTCGCGGCCAATTTCTACAAAGAGGGCAGTGAGTCCGTCTACTTCCTGGTCATCGGCATTGCGGTCATTGCGGCGGCGGTTACCATATTGGTGCTGCAGAAGCCGCTGGCACACGGCATGGGACTGGACAAGAAGGACTGA
- a CDS encoding Sapep family Mn(2+)-dependent dipeptidase, whose amino-acid sequence MNHKEQISAWVDAHREAFLEDVKTLCRIDSSKGAAEPGKPFGDGPYRALLAAEEMLKGYGLATKNYENYVLAADLGEGERELDILAHLDVVPGQGDWTVTEAFEPIEKDGVLYGRGVADDKGPAVAALYALRAVKELGIPLKKSVRLILGTDEESGSGCIAHYYASEKEAPCTFSPDAEYPVVNMEKGRLAGEFSLSFTAETSGARLISLTGGSIENAVPPRASAVLAGVPRMVLDVTADTVRKQTGLKIEISALSAREGTAAEEQGHVTLQKVEVSGRNAHAAAPESGKNALTGLLLFVSLLPLTKNKLTEAIQGLVALMPYGETNGTSLGVAFEDKESGPLTLAFSKLSIDETSLHGLFDCRYPVTMDGAGLVKTCEAAFGRYGLVFDGRRLRAPHAVSADSPFVRELNRVFEAYTGLPGGTVAMGGGTYVHDLKNGVAFGAFYPGSDTRMHAPDEQANVEELLTSAKIFAQVIVDLCG is encoded by the coding sequence ATGAATCACAAGGAACAGATTTCGGCGTGGGTGGATGCACACAGAGAGGCATTTTTGGAGGATGTGAAGACCCTCTGCCGCATTGATTCGAGTAAGGGCGCCGCGGAGCCCGGCAAGCCGTTCGGAGACGGCCCCTACCGCGCGCTCTTGGCAGCGGAGGAAATGCTGAAGGGCTACGGCCTTGCAACCAAGAACTACGAGAACTATGTCCTTGCGGCGGACCTCGGCGAGGGCGAGCGCGAGCTCGATATTCTGGCGCACCTCGACGTGGTGCCGGGCCAGGGCGACTGGACCGTGACCGAGGCCTTCGAGCCGATCGAGAAGGACGGCGTTCTTTACGGCCGCGGTGTCGCGGACGATAAGGGCCCGGCGGTCGCGGCGCTCTACGCGCTGCGCGCGGTCAAGGAGCTCGGCATTCCGCTCAAAAAAAGCGTGCGTCTGATACTCGGCACCGACGAGGAGAGCGGTTCCGGCTGCATTGCGCACTACTACGCGAGCGAGAAGGAAGCGCCCTGCACCTTTTCGCCGGATGCGGAGTACCCGGTGGTCAACATGGAGAAGGGCAGACTCGCAGGTGAGTTTTCCCTCAGCTTTACCGCGGAGACGAGCGGCGCGCGCCTCATTTCGCTGACCGGCGGCAGCATTGAGAATGCGGTGCCGCCGCGGGCAAGTGCCGTGCTCGCGGGCGTTCCGCGCATGGTGCTCGATGTGACCGCGGACACGGTGCGGAAGCAGACCGGTTTAAAAATCGAGATCTCGGCGCTCAGCGCCCGGGAGGGGACGGCGGCCGAAGAGCAGGGTCACGTGACCCTGCAGAAGGTGGAAGTCAGCGGCAGAAATGCACACGCGGCGGCGCCGGAATCCGGCAAGAACGCGCTGACCGGCCTCCTGCTCTTTGTCTCCCTCCTGCCGCTCACCAAAAATAAGCTCACGGAGGCAATTCAGGGACTCGTGGCCCTCATGCCCTACGGCGAGACGAACGGAACATCGCTCGGCGTCGCATTCGAGGACAAGGAGAGCGGCCCGCTCACCCTGGCCTTCTCGAAACTCTCGATTGACGAGACTTCCCTGCACGGTCTCTTTGACTGCCGCTATCCGGTCACGATGGACGGCGCGGGTCTCGTGAAGACCTGCGAGGCGGCTTTCGGGCGCTACGGCCTTGTCTTCGACGGCAGACGGCTTCGCGCGCCGCACGCGGTTTCGGCGGATTCGCCCTTTGTGCGGGAACTGAACCGCGTCTTTGAGGCCTACACCGGTCTGCCGGGCGGTACGGTCGCAATGGGCGGCGGCACCTATGTTCACGACTTGAAGAACGGCGTTGCCTTCGGTGCCTTCTACCCGGGCAGCGACACGCGTATGCACGCGCCGGATGAGCAGGCAAACGTAGAGGAACTCCTGACTTCGGCAAAGATTTTTGCGCAGGTCATCGTGGATCTCTGCGGCTGA
- a CDS encoding methionine ABC transporter permease has product MLLLGLKETVYMVFLSSFLSYVIGIPLGILLVVTDRDGIQPNIIVNTLLGIIINILRSVPFIIMLLAVLPITRFIVRTTLGPSAVVVPLVIAASPYIARMVESSLKEMNAGIVEAAKSMGASNFQIIWKVMLPESMPSLLTGAAISITTILGYSTMAGFVGGGGLGTLAINYGYYRYRMDVMMVTVVVLVIIVQLIQEFFLFLSRRADKRAR; this is encoded by the coding sequence ATGTTGTTGCTCGGCCTAAAAGAGACGGTCTACATGGTCTTTCTCTCGTCCTTTCTGTCCTATGTGATCGGCATACCGCTCGGCATTCTCCTGGTTGTCACGGACCGGGACGGCATACAGCCGAACATCATCGTAAACACCCTGCTCGGTATTATCATCAACATTCTGCGCTCGGTGCCCTTTATCATCATGTTGCTCGCGGTGCTACCGATTACCCGCTTCATTGTCCGGACCACACTCGGACCGAGCGCGGTGGTCGTGCCGCTGGTCATTGCGGCCTCGCCCTACATTGCCCGCATGGTGGAGAGCTCCTTAAAGGAGATGAACGCCGGTATCGTTGAGGCGGCAAAGTCGATGGGGGCAAGCAACTTCCAGATTATCTGGAAGGTCATGCTGCCGGAGTCCATGCCCTCGCTGCTCACCGGTGCCGCGATTTCCATCACGACCATACTCGGATACTCCACCATGGCCGGCTTTGTGGGCGGCGGCGGTCTGGGAACCCTGGCCATCAACTACGGCTACTACCGCTATCGCATGGATGTGATGATGGTGACCGTCGTGGTCCTTGTGATCATCGTCCAACTGATACAGGAGTTCTTCTTATTCCTGTCGCGCCGCGCCGATAAGCGCGCGCGCTGA
- a CDS encoding peptide MFS transporter yields the protein MEAAVNTELDAKRKEEQAQLEKLQNERCFIGHPFGIGIVSFKFFMTSLTSYGMSAILIYYFYATAPEGLGLTKVQASQMITLNSALGSIFSVIGSYMSDRVFGNRKAYRFVNFTGPFLYFLLAIPGLGMTGVILQYALGNVNSMIAGSSLYTLMGKLYAKGDKRRDGAFAITYVLSNIGAMSPIVAGTLAKVAGYHFTFFVLGILGALGSLVYLLFEKRAFGPIGMEPDDPLPPAERKKAVIYLIVGTLVFCGILAALFLSGVATIANFSNTVSTITLFLPAAYFVFMYKSKKTTREEAHKLLYIIPMFIAASFAMMVWYQATTILAIYAETSVDLNFFGHEVSPTIYMTLQAIMAIVFGSIITGLWSKLGDKQPSTPWKMGFGTMLYGVGTLIMILPFQLYAPGVKVSPFWLVAFYMVVIIGEGISYPAGSASASALAPAAFATQMMQTWTMSMNAGASLSNLASNFYKEGSETTYFLLIGGSTFLVGFIILLVSKKLAKEMGFSKQAA from the coding sequence ATGGAAGCAGCTGTAAACACAGAACTGGATGCAAAGAGAAAGGAGGAGCAGGCTCAGCTCGAAAAGCTTCAGAATGAGCGTTGCTTCATCGGCCATCCGTTCGGTATCGGAATTGTGAGCTTTAAGTTCTTCATGACCTCGCTCACGAGCTACGGTATGAGCGCAATTCTGATTTACTATTTCTACGCAACGGCACCGGAAGGCCTCGGCCTCACCAAGGTTCAGGCGTCTCAGATGATCACCCTGAACTCGGCACTCGGTTCCATCTTCAGCGTCATCGGTTCCTACATGTCGGACCGCGTCTTCGGTAACAGAAAAGCATATCGCTTTGTTAACTTTACCGGACCGTTCCTGTACTTCCTGCTTGCAATTCCGGGCCTCGGCATGACGGGTGTTATCCTGCAGTACGCGCTCGGTAACGTCAACTCAATGATCGCCGGAAGCTCGCTCTACACCCTGATGGGTAAGCTCTACGCAAAGGGCGATAAGAGACGTGACGGTGCGTTCGCAATCACCTACGTGCTTTCGAACATCGGTGCTATGTCTCCGATCGTCGCAGGTACGCTCGCTAAGGTTGCGGGTTACCACTTCACCTTCTTCGTGCTCGGTATCCTCGGCGCACTCGGCTCTCTCGTTTACCTTCTCTTTGAGAAGAGAGCTTTCGGCCCGATCGGCATGGAGCCGGACGATCCGCTTCCGCCGGCTGAGAGAAAGAAAGCTGTCATCTACCTGATTGTCGGCACCCTGGTGTTCTGCGGCATTCTGGCTGCACTGTTCCTGAGCGGCGTCGCTACCATTGCGAACTTCTCGAACACGGTCAGCACCATCACCCTGTTCCTGCCGGCTGCTTATTTTGTCTTCATGTACAAGAGCAAGAAGACCACGAGAGAAGAGGCGCACAAGCTCCTCTACATCATCCCGATGTTCATCGCAGCTTCCTTTGCAATGATGGTTTGGTACCAGGCTACCACGATTCTCGCAATCTACGCGGAGACCAGCGTTGACCTCAACTTCTTCGGCCACGAGGTTTCCCCGACCATCTACATGACGCTCCAGGCTATCATGGCAATCGTCTTCGGTTCCATCATCACCGGTCTCTGGAGCAAGCTCGGCGACAAGCAGCCGTCCACCCCGTGGAAGATGGGCTTCGGTACCATGCTCTACGGTGTCGGCACCCTGATCATGATTCTTCCGTTCCAGCTCTATGCGCCGGGCGTGAAGGTAAGCCCGTTCTGGCTTGTTGCATTCTACATGGTCGTTATCATCGGTGAGGGTATCTCCTATCCGGCTGGTAGCGCATCCGCTTCCGCACTCGCACCGGCAGCGTTCGCAACCCAGATGATGCAGACTTGGACTATGTCCATGAACGCAGGCGCAAGCCTTTCGAACCTCGCTTCGAACTTCTACAAGGAAGGCAGCGAGACCACGTACTTCCTGCTCATCGGCGGCAGCACCTTCCTGGTCGGTTTCATCATTCTCCTCGTCTCCAAGAAGCTCGCGAAGGAGATGGGCTTCTCGAAGCAGGCGGCTTAA
- a CDS encoding MetQ/NlpA family ABC transporter substrate-binding protein, with the protein MKKKVFLAATLLGLSLLTACGSQKKAESSASGDSSAAGSSEAGSSAAEATGDKVITVGASPSPHAEILEAAKDALKAEGYELKVVEYTDYVQPNLALESKSLDANYFQHLPYLENFNKERGTKLVSVAAIHYEPFGIYAGKSKDLKNLPDGAKIAVPNDVTNEARALLLLADQGLITLKDNTDINATKQDIVENPHNIEIVEVEAAQVPRSLQDVDFGVVNGNFAIASGLKVTDALATEAADSVAAKTYANIVVVREGDENSEKIQALVKALTTAEIKQFIENKYQGAVVPIF; encoded by the coding sequence ATGAAGAAAAAGGTATTTTTAGCGGCAACGCTTCTGGGACTGTCTCTGCTCACGGCTTGCGGAAGCCAGAAGAAGGCGGAGAGCAGCGCTTCGGGAGACAGCAGCGCAGCGGGCAGCAGTGAGGCAGGCAGCAGCGCGGCAGAGGCTACCGGCGACAAGGTCATCACGGTCGGCGCTTCCCCGTCCCCGCACGCGGAGATTCTGGAGGCTGCAAAGGACGCGCTGAAGGCAGAGGGGTATGAGCTCAAGGTGGTTGAGTACACCGATTATGTGCAGCCGAACCTTGCGCTCGAGTCGAAGAGCCTTGATGCAAACTACTTCCAGCACCTGCCCTACCTTGAGAACTTCAACAAGGAGAGAGGCACGAAGTTAGTCAGTGTGGCGGCAATTCACTACGAGCCCTTCGGCATCTATGCGGGTAAGTCGAAGGATTTGAAGAACCTTCCGGACGGCGCAAAGATTGCGGTTCCGAACGATGTGACGAACGAGGCGAGAGCGCTACTGCTCCTTGCGGATCAGGGGCTCATTACCCTGAAGGACAACACGGACATCAATGCGACCAAGCAGGACATTGTCGAGAACCCGCACAACATTGAGATTGTCGAGGTCGAGGCGGCACAGGTTCCGCGTTCCCTCCAGGACGTCGACTTCGGCGTTGTGAACGGCAACTTTGCGATTGCTTCCGGCCTGAAAGTTACGGACGCGCTTGCAACCGAGGCTGCGGATTCGGTCGCGGCGAAGACCTACGCAAATATCGTTGTGGTTCGCGAGGGCGATGAGAACAGCGAGAAGATCCAGGCGCTGGTGAAGGCACTTACGACCGCCGAGATCAAGCAGTTCATTGAGAATAAGTACCAGGGCGCGGTTGTCCCGATTTTCTGA
- a CDS encoding M3 family oligoendopeptidase produces MKFSELEYRRPDVARIEEDYKALIERVKKAETDEEILDIWAAHQRLSTEFNLSDRTVYIRNTMNTKDEFYLGEKAYFNSVSPSYYNTQNQLYKALLEHPKLQVLADKFGSILPKKMQVALDAADESVIDLQREDNALVQEYDELYASYMVEFEGKQMTLPQLAIYMMGGKDSATRRAARETDGKWFDEHHEKLDDIFSRMIQNRNEQAKRMGYRDYSELSYLRMGRIGYNMKDIENYREQVARDLVPVAKQLMDLRMQRVGIENPKLYDLDICFKDGNPEPAGDSDYMLAMCKKMYDELSPETAEFIDWMFENESFDVLTKPGKLLGAYMYNVSGYGPFVFANWNGSAFDVDTITHEMGHAFQGYVGNKLGLTLELVEPAMETCEIHSTSMEFLTSPFHHLFFGKDTAKYQLQHAEDALVATCYGCQVDEFQHIVYQKPELTPAERNQVWLELDKKYRPWIDNDGLPFYADGGAWQKQKHIYEFPFYFIDYCLARTAALQFFALHLKDEKEAWKRYVELVKKGGSETYSDLLQQAGFQNPFGEGSMKEIAETLATWCKENQV; encoded by the coding sequence ATGAAATTCAGCGAACTTGAATACCGCCGTCCGGATGTCGCGCGCATTGAGGAGGATTACAAAGCCCTCATTGAGCGGGTCAAAAAAGCGGAGACCGACGAGGAAATTTTGGATATCTGGGCAGCGCACCAGCGCCTCAGCACCGAATTCAATCTCTCGGACAGAACCGTCTATATCCGCAATACAATGAACACCAAGGATGAGTTTTATCTTGGCGAGAAGGCATATTTCAACAGTGTCTCGCCGAGTTATTACAACACGCAGAACCAGCTTTACAAGGCGCTCCTCGAGCACCCGAAGCTGCAGGTTCTCGCGGATAAGTTCGGATCGATTCTTCCAAAGAAGATGCAGGTCGCGCTGGACGCTGCGGATGAGAGCGTCATTGACCTCCAGAGAGAGGACAACGCACTGGTTCAGGAGTATGACGAGCTCTACGCAAGCTACATGGTCGAGTTTGAGGGCAAGCAGATGACGCTCCCGCAGCTTGCGATTTACATGATGGGCGGCAAGGATTCCGCGACCCGCCGTGCGGCGCGCGAGACCGACGGCAAGTGGTTCGACGAGCACCACGAGAAGCTCGACGACATCTTCAGCCGCATGATTCAGAACCGCAACGAGCAGGCAAAGCGCATGGGCTATCGCGACTACTCCGAGCTCTCCTACCTCCGCATGGGCCGCATCGGCTATAACATGAAGGACATCGAGAACTACAGAGAGCAGGTCGCAAGAGACTTGGTCCCGGTCGCAAAGCAGCTCATGGATCTTCGCATGCAGCGCGTCGGCATCGAGAACCCGAAGCTCTACGACCTCGATATTTGCTTTAAGGACGGCAACCCGGAGCCGGCAGGCGATTCCGACTACATGCTCGCGATGTGCAAGAAGATGTACGACGAGCTCAGCCCGGAGACCGCCGAGTTCATCGACTGGATGTTTGAGAACGAGAGCTTCGACGTGCTGACCAAGCCCGGCAAGCTCCTCGGCGCTTACATGTACAATGTGAGCGGCTACGGTCCCTTCGTGTTTGCGAACTGGAACGGCAGCGCCTTTGACGTCGATACGATTACCCACGAGATGGGACATGCGTTCCAGGGCTATGTGGGCAACAAGCTCGGCCTCACGCTTGAGCTCGTCGAGCCGGCCATGGAGACCTGCGAGATTCACTCCACCTCGATGGAGTTCCTGACCTCGCCCTTCCACCACCTCTTCTTCGGCAAGGATACGGCGAAGTACCAGCTGCAGCACGCAGAGGATGCGCTGGTTGCAACTTGCTACGGCTGCCAGGTCGATGAGTTCCAGCACATTGTCTACCAGAAGCCGGAGCTCACCCCCGCGGAGCGGAATCAGGTATGGCTTGAGCTCGACAAGAAGTATCGCCCGTGGATTGACAACGACGGTCTTCCGTTCTACGCGGACGGCGGCGCTTGGCAGAAGCAGAAGCACATCTACGAATTCCCGTTCTACTTCATCGACTATTGCCTCGCGAGAACCGCGGCACTCCAGTTCTTTGCCCTTCACCTGAAGGATGAGAAGGAAGCTTGGAAGCGCTATGTGGAACTCGTGAAGAAGGGCGGCAGCGAGACTTACTCCGACCTTCTGCAGCAGGCGGGCTTCCAGAATCCCTTCGGCGAGGGCAGCATGAAGGAAATTGCGGAAACACTGGCAACATGGTGCAAGGAGAATCAGGTCTGA
- a CDS encoding methionine ABC transporter ATP-binding protein — MAVDIIRISHLVKEFKTANGVVHALDDVNLSIRHGEIYGIIGLSGAGKSTLVRCINYLERPTSGDVFFDGVSLSQMKERDRREVRRSMGMIFQQFNLLEQRNVLKNVCFPLELGGMKRVKAEARARELLNLVGLADREKAYPAQLSGGQKQRVAIARAIATEPRVLLCDEATSALDPNTTESILNLIRDINRTLGITVVMITHQMSVIEAVCDRVAIIDQSRIAEEGEVQRIFSAPQSKIGRELILGGDVRQEEFGASKKIRVTFDGRSAFEPVIANMILGCQLPVNILFAATKEIGGKAAGQMVLQLPENEADAMKLIHYLRDRGVNLEEVKNSDF, encoded by the coding sequence ATGGCAGTCGATATCATACGAATCAGCCATCTGGTCAAGGAATTTAAGACGGCGAACGGCGTAGTCCACGCATTGGATGATGTCAACTTAAGCATACGCCACGGCGAGATTTACGGCATCATCGGACTCTCGGGCGCAGGCAAGTCGACGCTGGTCCGCTGTATCAACTATTTGGAGCGCCCCACCTCGGGCGATGTGTTTTTTGACGGTGTGAGCCTGTCGCAGATGAAAGAGAGGGACAGGCGCGAAGTGCGCCGCTCGATGGGCATGATTTTCCAGCAGTTCAACCTCCTGGAGCAGAGAAATGTGTTGAAGAATGTCTGCTTTCCTTTGGAACTCGGCGGCATGAAACGGGTGAAGGCGGAGGCAAGGGCCAGAGAACTTCTGAATCTGGTGGGGCTCGCGGATCGCGAGAAGGCCTATCCGGCACAGCTCTCCGGCGGACAGAAGCAGCGCGTTGCGATTGCGAGAGCCATTGCGACCGAGCCGCGCGTGCTGCTCTGCGACGAGGCGACCTCGGCGCTCGACCCGAACACGACCGAGTCTATTCTGAATCTCATCCGGGATATCAACCGGACGCTCGGCATCACGGTCGTCATGATCACCCACCAGATGTCGGTCATCGAGGCGGTCTGCGACCGCGTCGCCATCATCGACCAGAGCCGCATTGCGGAGGAGGGAGAGGTGCAGCGCATCTTCTCCGCGCCGCAGTCCAAGATAGGGCGCGAGCTCATTCTGGGCGGCGATGTGCGCCAGGAAGAATTCGGCGCTTCGAAGAAGATACGCGTGACCTTCGACGGACGCTCCGCCTTTGAGCCCGTCATCGCAAACATGATTCTCGGCTGTCAATTGCCGGTGAACATCCTCTTTGCGGCGACCAAGGAAATCGGCGGTAAGGCGGCGGGACAGATGGTGCTCCAGCTTCCGGAGAACGAGGCGGATGCGATGAAGCTCATCCACTACCTGCGCGATCGGGGCGTCAACCTGGAGGAGGTGAAGAACAGTGATTTTTAA
- a CDS encoding peptide MFS transporter, translating into MQDVKVLSAEEKQREIEKIQADKRFVGHPVGVLTIGLKFMCNSFSYYGLTSILIYYLYAALPEGLGLTKTEASQLLSLYYALVIICGVIGSYMADRVFGPRTAIRLTCIVMPIAYLLLAIPGLGIAGYAGAQGMMLFSSMLGGRSMDALTAKLYKKGDTRKDSAFAITYVISNIGACVPGITGTIAIVAGYHTAFLACAVFSLIGSIFFIVSEKKSFGIIGTEPDDPLPPAARRTAVLKLVAGVAVVAALLSFLFTNRIITITQFANAVSSVGVVAPVAYLLYIMLSPKTTKEERARLVYIIPMFIAASFTLLVNYQATTVLAIYAETNVNRNLFGFEITPAAYWTLNAFFAVIFGAVLTGIWGKLGKKQPSTPAKMGIGTALYGISILFMIIPFSLFPADVKVSPMWLVVFFAIMTIGEAIVTPAGESAASHVAPAAFSTQMMTVWAMGQSTGASLSSLVVNFYREGSEPLYFLAIGAAVTLCGAIVVIFSKKLAKGMGIGTGHGDEQ; encoded by the coding sequence ATGCAGGACGTAAAAGTTTTGTCAGCGGAAGAGAAACAGAGAGAAATTGAAAAGATTCAGGCGGACAAGAGATTCGTGGGACACCCGGTCGGCGTGCTCACCATCGGACTCAAGTTCATGTGCAATTCGTTTTCTTACTACGGACTCACCTCGATTCTGATTTATTACCTGTACGCAGCACTTCCGGAGGGACTGGGACTCACCAAGACCGAGGCCTCGCAGCTCCTCTCGCTCTACTACGCACTGGTTATCATCTGCGGCGTCATCGGTTCTTACATGGCAGACCGCGTATTCGGACCGCGTACGGCAATTCGGCTGACCTGTATCGTAATGCCGATTGCCTACCTCCTGCTCGCAATCCCGGGCCTCGGCATTGCGGGGTATGCGGGCGCGCAGGGTATGATGCTCTTCTCGAGCATGCTCGGCGGCCGCAGCATGGACGCGCTGACGGCAAAGCTCTATAAGAAGGGCGACACCAGAAAAGACAGCGCGTTCGCAATCACCTATGTCATTTCGAACATCGGTGCCTGCGTTCCGGGCATCACCGGAACCATCGCGATTGTGGCGGGCTACCACACGGCCTTCCTTGCCTGCGCGGTGTTCTCGCTGATCGGTTCCATCTTCTTCATCGTGAGTGAGAAGAAGTCCTTCGGCATCATCGGCACGGAGCCGGACGATCCGCTGCCGCCTGCGGCGCGTCGCACGGCTGTCTTAAAGCTGGTTGCCGGCGTCGCGGTGGTCGCAGCGCTGCTCAGCTTCCTGTTTACAAATCGGATTATCACCATCACCCAGTTTGCGAATGCGGTAAGTAGTGTAGGTGTAGTTGCGCCCGTGGCATATTTGTTGTATATTATGTTGAGCCCAAAGACGACAAAAGAGGAACGGGCTCGTCTGGTTTACATCATTCCGATGTTTATCGCTGCCAGCTTTACGTTACTTGTGAACTATCAGGCGACCACGGTGCTTGCGATTTATGCGGAGACCAACGTAAACCGCAACCTCTTCGGCTTTGAAATCACCCCGGCGGCATACTGGACGCTCAACGCCTTTTTCGCCGTCATCTTCGGTGCGGTTCTGACCGGAATCTGGGGTAAGCTCGGCAAGAAGCAGCCGTCCACACCCGCGAAGATGGGCATCGGCACGGCACTCTACGGAATTTCGATTCTCTTTATGATCATTCCGTTCAGCCTCTTCCCGGCGGATGTCAAGGTGAGCCCCATGTGGCTGGTCGTTTTCTTCGCAATCATGACCATCGGTGAAGCGATTGTCACCCCGGCCGGAGAGTCGGCGGCATCGCATGTGGCACCGGCCGCATTCTCGACGCAGATGATGACGGTCTGGGCCATGGGACAGTCGACCGGCGCAAGCCTGAGTTCGCTCGTGGTGAACTTTTACCGCGAGGGCAGCGAGCCGCTCTACTTCCTTGCAATCGGCGCGGCGGTAACGCTCTGCGGCGCGATTGTCGTGATCTTCAGCAAAAAGCTCGCAAAGGGCATGGGCATCGGCACCGGCCACGGAGACGAGCAATAA